In the Helicoverpa armigera isolate CAAS_96S chromosome 28, ASM3070526v1, whole genome shotgun sequence genome, one interval contains:
- the LOC110371453 gene encoding RNA polymerase-associated protein Rtf1 isoform X2 codes for MAKRKNKPLIDSDSSSECSDLDSQFLNLAKKKKKTGDSPPQSKSKRSGSGSDSESDWDDDDNKKNNSKSSSSSGSDSESDARSDTSKKKEPARTSRKTSSEHSDDNRKKPEPKKTETRRSTDSAGSGKKKETYSEPEEGEVSSHSSDNDSIDSEEEFDDGYDENLMGDEEDRARLAAMSEKEREQEIFKRIERRDLMKTRWEIERKLRLARRSAAERSASPGEIQRRREARRRRRALREQRQRERERDRQEKREAEAERPEPKEPEKEKEQTPPSPGEILDDPKDADPSERSASPLFGAKTERKRNVDDKRQNAMAALRAQRDAKASRVELTRQKRRQEEETKDKDDDDDADAEIIGGTSKQSVKLKASDIYSDDSGSDSDDNKSQGRRSSSSSSSSDGEQEEKKREREEVEIKYADTKEQINKLRLSRFKLERLVHLPFFARVVNGCFVRIGIGNNNGNPVYRVAEIIDVYETAKVYNLGNTRTNKGLKLRHGTQDRVFRLEFVSNQEFTESEFQKWNKAIKDANKKPPTMDFVRNKIQEVKEALMYEFKEEDIEKIVAEKDRFRSHPTNYAMKKTQLMKERDVAQLRGDDETVMELNAKIQELEERASQLDKTRTSSIQSISYINNRNRKLNVETAEKAIMEEVKANKGKKTDDPFTRRHTKPVMNFKSGGSKTQDVIRSEEEIAEMLKQREEEEKAAKEQKERERLQQQQDLEKAKRDKPAGNDTSLYSLHDFDINIELDLPIAKSVSSQPKQVTTKVKETGPKRSLNLEEYKKRHGLI; via the exons ATGGCTAAAAGGAAGAATAAACCGCTGATAGACTCGGACTCCAGCAGCGAGTGTTCAGATTTAGACTCA CAATTCCTCAATTTagcaaagaaaaagaagaaaaccgGTGATTCACCACCGCAGTCAAAATCCAAGAGATCTGGTTCCGGATCTGACAGTGAATCCGActgggatgatgatgataataagaaaaataatt CAaagtcatcgtcatcatcaggATCAGATTCTGAAAGCGATGCCAGAAGTGACACGTCAAAGAAAAAGGAACCAGCTCGGACTAGTAGGAAGACATCGTCAGAGCATTCCGATGATAACCGGAAAAAACCAGAACCTAAAAAGACAGAAACTAGAAGAAGTACTGATAGTGCTGGCTCAGGAAAAAAGAAAGAGACTTATAGTGAACCGGAGGAAG gtgaAGTATCATCACATTCGTCAGACAATGATTCCATTGATTCCGAAGAGGAATTTGATGATGG CTACGATGAAAACCTCATGGGAGATGAAGAGGATAGGGCTCGCCTCGCCGCCATGTCTGAGAAGGAGAGAGAACAAGAGATCTTCAAGAGAATCGAGAGGAGAGACCTTATGAAGACCAG ATGGGAGATAGAACGCAAGCTCCGCCTAGCTCGTCGCTCTGCGGCGGAGCGGTCCGCGTCGCCCGGAGAGATACAGCGGCGGCGCGAGGCGCGGCGCAGGAGACGAGCGCTGCGGGAACAGCGCCAGCGGGAGAGAGAGAGGGACCGCCAGGAGAAGAGAG AGGCTGAAGCTGAAAGGCCGGAGCCCAAAGAACCTGAGAAAGAGAAAGAGCAGACACCTCCAAGTCCTGGTGAGATACTCGACGACCCCAAGGATGCAG ACCCATCAGAACGTTCCGCCTCCCCCCTATTCGGGGCAAAGACAGAACGCAAACGTAACGTGGATGACAAACGTCAGAACGCAATGGCGGCTCTCAGAGCTCAACGCGACGCTAAAGCCAGTCGAGTCGAACTTACCCGACAGAAGCGAAGGCAGGAGGAAGAAACTAAGGataaggatgatgatgat GACGCGGACGCCGAAATTATCGGAGGTACTAGCAAGCAGAGCGTCAAACTGAAAGCTTCTGACATCTATTCTGACGACTCTGGCTCGGATTCTGACGATAATAAGTCGCAAG GTCGGCGCAGTTCGTCAAGTTCTTCCTCGTCAGACGGAGAACAAGAGGAGAAGAAGCGAGAGAGAGAAGAAGTGGAGATCAAATACGCTGACACTAAGGAACAGATCAATAAACTTAGACTTAGCAG GTTTAAACTGGAACGTTTGGTACATCTTCCATTCTTCGCTCGCGTCGTCAACGGCTGCTTCGTAAGAATTGGCATCGGCAATAATAACGGAAATCCTGTTTATAGG GTAGCAGAAATAATAGACGTATATGAAACGGCTAAAGTATACAATTTAGGTAACACTAGAACGAATAAGGGACTTAAGTTAAGGCACGGCACACAAGACAGAGTGTTCCGGTTAGAGTTTGTTAGTAATCAg GAATTCACAGAGAGTGAGTTTCAGAAATGGAACAAAGCGATCAAAGATGCGAATAAGAAGCCTCCCACTATGGACTTCGTTAGAAATAAGATACAAGAGGTTAAAGAGGCACTTATGTATGAATTTAAG GAAGAGGATATAGAGAAGATAGTAGCTGAAAAGGATCGATTCAGATCACATCCCACAAACTATGCTATGAAGAAAACTCAACTTATGAAGGAAAGGGATGTCGCGCAATTGAG AGGAGATGACGAAACAGTGATGGAATTGAACGCGAAAATACAAGAGTTAGAAGAACGAGCGAGTCAGTTGGACAAAACTAGAACTTCATCTATACAGAGTATATCTTATATTAACAATAGAAATAGGAAACTTAATGTTGAAACTGCCGAAAAGGCTATCATGGAAGAG gtaaaaGCGAATAAAGGCAAAAAAACAGACGATCCTTTCACGAGGCGACATACTAAACCTGTCATGAATTTCAAGTCTGGAGGGAGCAAAACTCAG GATGTTATAAGGAGTGAAGAGGAAATAGCGGAAATGTTAAAACAGAGAGAAGAAGAAGAGAAAGCAGCTAAAGAACAGAAAGAAAGAGAAAGACTT caACAACAGCAAGACTTGGAGAAGGCGAAACGCGACAAGCCGGCGGGTAACGACACAAGTTTGTACTCGCTACACGACTTCGATATTAACATCGAGCTCGACCTGCCTATAGCca aatcAGTATCAAGCCAGCCCAAACAGGTGACGACGAAAGTGAAAGAAACCGGCCCGAAACGTTCACTTAATTTAGAAGAATACAAGAAACGCCACGGGCTCATATGA
- the LOC110371453 gene encoding RNA polymerase-associated protein Rtf1 isoform X1, with amino-acid sequence MAKRKNKPLIDSDSSSECSDLDSQFLNLAKKKKKTGDSPPQSKSKRSGSGSDSESDWDDDDNKKNNSKSSSSSGSDSESDARSDTSKKKEPARTSRKTSSEHSDDNRKKPEPKKTETRRSTDSAGSGKKKETYSEPEEGEVSSHSSDNDSIDSEEEFDDGYDENLMGDEEDRARLAAMSEKEREQEIFKRIERRDLMKTRWEIERKLRLARRSAAERSASPGEIQRRREARRRRRALREQRQRERERDRQEKREAEAERPEPKEPEKEKEQTPPSPGEILDDPKDADPSERSASPLFGAKTERKRNVDDKRQNAMAALRAQRDAKASRVELTRQKRRQEEETKDKDDDDANDYVSPQDADAEIIGGTSKQSVKLKASDIYSDDSGSDSDDNKSQGRRSSSSSSSSDGEQEEKKREREEVEIKYADTKEQINKLRLSRFKLERLVHLPFFARVVNGCFVRIGIGNNNGNPVYRVAEIIDVYETAKVYNLGNTRTNKGLKLRHGTQDRVFRLEFVSNQEFTESEFQKWNKAIKDANKKPPTMDFVRNKIQEVKEALMYEFKEEDIEKIVAEKDRFRSHPTNYAMKKTQLMKERDVAQLRGDDETVMELNAKIQELEERASQLDKTRTSSIQSISYINNRNRKLNVETAEKAIMEEVKANKGKKTDDPFTRRHTKPVMNFKSGGSKTQDVIRSEEEIAEMLKQREEEEKAAKEQKERERLQQQQDLEKAKRDKPAGNDTSLYSLHDFDINIELDLPIAKSVSSQPKQVTTKVKETGPKRSLNLEEYKKRHGLI; translated from the exons ATGGCTAAAAGGAAGAATAAACCGCTGATAGACTCGGACTCCAGCAGCGAGTGTTCAGATTTAGACTCA CAATTCCTCAATTTagcaaagaaaaagaagaaaaccgGTGATTCACCACCGCAGTCAAAATCCAAGAGATCTGGTTCCGGATCTGACAGTGAATCCGActgggatgatgatgataataagaaaaataatt CAaagtcatcgtcatcatcaggATCAGATTCTGAAAGCGATGCCAGAAGTGACACGTCAAAGAAAAAGGAACCAGCTCGGACTAGTAGGAAGACATCGTCAGAGCATTCCGATGATAACCGGAAAAAACCAGAACCTAAAAAGACAGAAACTAGAAGAAGTACTGATAGTGCTGGCTCAGGAAAAAAGAAAGAGACTTATAGTGAACCGGAGGAAG gtgaAGTATCATCACATTCGTCAGACAATGATTCCATTGATTCCGAAGAGGAATTTGATGATGG CTACGATGAAAACCTCATGGGAGATGAAGAGGATAGGGCTCGCCTCGCCGCCATGTCTGAGAAGGAGAGAGAACAAGAGATCTTCAAGAGAATCGAGAGGAGAGACCTTATGAAGACCAG ATGGGAGATAGAACGCAAGCTCCGCCTAGCTCGTCGCTCTGCGGCGGAGCGGTCCGCGTCGCCCGGAGAGATACAGCGGCGGCGCGAGGCGCGGCGCAGGAGACGAGCGCTGCGGGAACAGCGCCAGCGGGAGAGAGAGAGGGACCGCCAGGAGAAGAGAG AGGCTGAAGCTGAAAGGCCGGAGCCCAAAGAACCTGAGAAAGAGAAAGAGCAGACACCTCCAAGTCCTGGTGAGATACTCGACGACCCCAAGGATGCAG ACCCATCAGAACGTTCCGCCTCCCCCCTATTCGGGGCAAAGACAGAACGCAAACGTAACGTGGATGACAAACGTCAGAACGCAATGGCGGCTCTCAGAGCTCAACGCGACGCTAAAGCCAGTCGAGTCGAACTTACCCGACAGAAGCGAAGGCAGGAGGAAGAAACTAAGGataaggatgatgatgat GCGAACGACTACGTTTCTCCTCAGGACGCGGACGCCGAAATTATCGGAGGTACTAGCAAGCAGAGCGTCAAACTGAAAGCTTCTGACATCTATTCTGACGACTCTGGCTCGGATTCTGACGATAATAAGTCGCAAG GTCGGCGCAGTTCGTCAAGTTCTTCCTCGTCAGACGGAGAACAAGAGGAGAAGAAGCGAGAGAGAGAAGAAGTGGAGATCAAATACGCTGACACTAAGGAACAGATCAATAAACTTAGACTTAGCAG GTTTAAACTGGAACGTTTGGTACATCTTCCATTCTTCGCTCGCGTCGTCAACGGCTGCTTCGTAAGAATTGGCATCGGCAATAATAACGGAAATCCTGTTTATAGG GTAGCAGAAATAATAGACGTATATGAAACGGCTAAAGTATACAATTTAGGTAACACTAGAACGAATAAGGGACTTAAGTTAAGGCACGGCACACAAGACAGAGTGTTCCGGTTAGAGTTTGTTAGTAATCAg GAATTCACAGAGAGTGAGTTTCAGAAATGGAACAAAGCGATCAAAGATGCGAATAAGAAGCCTCCCACTATGGACTTCGTTAGAAATAAGATACAAGAGGTTAAAGAGGCACTTATGTATGAATTTAAG GAAGAGGATATAGAGAAGATAGTAGCTGAAAAGGATCGATTCAGATCACATCCCACAAACTATGCTATGAAGAAAACTCAACTTATGAAGGAAAGGGATGTCGCGCAATTGAG AGGAGATGACGAAACAGTGATGGAATTGAACGCGAAAATACAAGAGTTAGAAGAACGAGCGAGTCAGTTGGACAAAACTAGAACTTCATCTATACAGAGTATATCTTATATTAACAATAGAAATAGGAAACTTAATGTTGAAACTGCCGAAAAGGCTATCATGGAAGAG gtaaaaGCGAATAAAGGCAAAAAAACAGACGATCCTTTCACGAGGCGACATACTAAACCTGTCATGAATTTCAAGTCTGGAGGGAGCAAAACTCAG GATGTTATAAGGAGTGAAGAGGAAATAGCGGAAATGTTAAAACAGAGAGAAGAAGAAGAGAAAGCAGCTAAAGAACAGAAAGAAAGAGAAAGACTT caACAACAGCAAGACTTGGAGAAGGCGAAACGCGACAAGCCGGCGGGTAACGACACAAGTTTGTACTCGCTACACGACTTCGATATTAACATCGAGCTCGACCTGCCTATAGCca aatcAGTATCAAGCCAGCCCAAACAGGTGACGACGAAAGTGAAAGAAACCGGCCCGAAACGTTCACTTAATTTAGAAGAATACAAGAAACGCCACGGGCTCATATGA